From a region of the Fervidobacterium sp. genome:
- the pstB gene encoding phosphate ABC transporter ATP-binding protein PstB — protein MNQRNSDFTEVVIEIKDLSAYYGPKKAVKNANLKVYKNKITAIMGPSGCGKSTLLRSINRINDLLPDFRVEGEILFHGKNIYDKDIDIYTLRRRIGMVFQKPTPFPMSIYDNIAYGLKLIGVNDKKEIKEKVKWALEKAALWGEVKDELEKNATRLSGGQQQRLCIARAIAIEPEVILFDEPTSALDPVATQKIESLIEELASEFTIIIVTHNIGQASRISDYTVFMYQGEIIEQNFTAEILRNPQHEITQQFLSGRIG, from the coding sequence ATGAATCAGAGAAATTCAGACTTTACTGAAGTTGTCATAGAAATAAAAGACCTCAGCGCATATTATGGACCGAAGAAAGCGGTGAAAAATGCCAATCTAAAAGTATACAAAAATAAAATCACAGCAATAATGGGACCATCTGGTTGTGGAAAATCTACACTTTTAAGAAGTATTAACAGGATAAATGATTTGCTTCCAGATTTTAGAGTCGAGGGCGAGATACTCTTCCATGGGAAAAACATATACGACAAAGATATAGATATTTACACCCTTAGAAGGAGAATAGGGATGGTTTTCCAAAAGCCAACCCCCTTCCCAATGTCTATATATGATAATATTGCTTATGGACTGAAACTTATCGGTGTAAATGACAAAAAGGAGATCAAAGAAAAGGTTAAATGGGCTCTTGAAAAGGCAGCACTTTGGGGAGAAGTTAAAGATGAACTTGAAAAGAATGCTACGAGACTTTCTGGTGGTCAACAACAGAGACTGTGTATCGCAAGGGCAATAGCAATAGAACCAGAAGTTATCTTGTTTGACGAACCAACAAGTGCTCTCGACCCTGTTGCAACACAGAAAATTGAAAGTCTAATTGAAGAGTTAGCTTCTGAGTTCACCATAATAATAGTGACACATAACATAGGTCAAGCTTCGAGAATATCGGACTACACTGTCTTTATGTACCAAGGTGAAATTATTGAACAAAACTTCACTGCTGAAATTCTAAGAAATCCACAGCACGAAATTACCCAACAATTCCTAAGTGGTAGAATAGGATAA
- the phoU gene encoding phosphate signaling complex protein PhoU, which yields MVEQRHHFEKEFSLLRAELVKMVSLVSDAVDMSSKAFENLDKSLAKKVIELDDEIDNLNREIENLVYEIIARFNPLGKDLRYVVAAMKLANNLERIADHACNFAERTVWITDNLPDFQPSLLIKEMFGVVINMLQKTVIAFSRRDINLAIETWKADDIVDGLDKRITTEIENIEPHTLVLYVLFSRDLERIADHLTNVCEEIVFIETGKELRSYL from the coding sequence ATGGTCGAACAAAGACACCATTTTGAAAAAGAATTTTCATTGCTTAGAGCTGAACTTGTAAAAATGGTTTCGCTTGTTAGTGACGCGGTAGATATGTCATCCAAAGCATTTGAAAATTTGGATAAGAGCTTAGCTAAGAAAGTAATAGAACTTGACGATGAAATAGATAATCTAAACAGAGAGATAGAAAACTTAGTTTACGAAATTATCGCAAGATTTAACCCTCTGGGAAAAGACCTTAGGTACGTTGTTGCGGCTATGAAGCTTGCAAACAACCTTGAAAGAATTGCTGATCACGCCTGCAATTTTGCTGAAAGAACTGTTTGGATTACAGATAATCTTCCTGATTTTCAGCCTTCTTTGTTGATAAAAGAAATGTTTGGAGTTGTAATCAACATGTTACAAAAGACCGTTATAGCCTTTTCAAGAAGGGACATAAACTTAGCAATTGAAACCTGGAAAGCAGACGATATCGTTGACGGACTTGACAAAAGAATTACAACCGAAATTGAAAACATTGAACCTCACACACTTGTTTTGTATGTACTTTTCTCAAGGGACTTAGAACGTATAGCAGACCATCTTACAAATGTGTGCGAAGAAATTGTTTTCATCGAAACTGGTAAGGAGTTGAGGAGTTATCTATGA
- a CDS encoding response regulator transcription factor translates to MKILIVEDERILAESLQKALKTEGFDADVVHGINDMYRKLENNEYDLLLLDLMLPDGNAINEVQTIRNEFPETGIIIISAKNTDIDKILGIELGADDYVGKPFNPREVVARVKAYFRRTKGIKEVIRYGKLEIYPSDYVVTYNGQPVELTSKEFEILRLLAQRPDRVFSREEILEAVWTDEFEVFDRVVDVHINSLRKKLGKNWIVTVRGVGYKFSKKGDTQVSENE, encoded by the coding sequence ATGAAGATCCTCATTGTTGAAGATGAACGAATTTTAGCTGAAAGCTTACAGAAAGCATTAAAGACTGAAGGTTTTGACGCAGATGTTGTGCATGGCATAAATGACATGTACAGAAAGCTTGAAAACAACGAATACGACTTATTGTTATTAGACCTCATGTTACCTGATGGTAATGCAATAAACGAGGTTCAAACAATAAGAAACGAATTTCCGGAAACAGGTATCATAATTATCTCTGCAAAAAACACGGATATAGATAAGATCCTTGGAATCGAACTCGGTGCGGATGACTATGTTGGTAAACCGTTCAACCCGAGGGAAGTTGTTGCCCGTGTAAAAGCTTATTTCAGAAGAACAAAAGGCATCAAAGAAGTAATTAGATATGGCAAATTGGAGATCTATCCAAGTGATTATGTAGTCACATACAACGGACAACCTGTAGAACTAACATCAAAAGAATTTGAAATCCTTAGATTGCTCGCTCAAAGACCAGATAGAGTCTTTTCAAGGGAAGAAATTCTTGAAGCAGTTTGGACTGATGAATTTGAGGTATTTGATAGAGTAGTAGATGTACATATAAACAGTTTGAGAAAGAAACTCGGCAAAAACTGGATCGTTACAGTCAGGGGAGTAGGGTATAAATTTTCAAAAAAAGGTGATACACAGGTGAGTGAGAATGAATGA
- a CDS encoding HAMP domain-containing histidine kinase: MNEKTLEFLLDNIDECVFMLEGTTIVYENKLSREYFGESVGSNVFDFLIFEKSTVLVDAIHSKKSNSFEAKIFLNKKGGWHDFLVKYLAHINTLILKDLTFLKNVEEAKINMSVLISHELKNPLGVIESLLSELIENEEDEEKLDKLWKIQRQTKRLNRIIQQIEYITMAQLGLYIPRNETVNVQKLVSEVLEDVEHIRQKKNIKINLNIAEKTLEADMFIIRTILKNLVSNALKYSFENSQIIVEIDKEKIIVQDFGIGVPNSEKEKVFSRFYRSQTAVKMASGSGLGLAVVKHLSNIAGYKIDFESQHLIGTKVTVWIKKE; encoded by the coding sequence ATGAATGAAAAAACGTTGGAATTCTTACTTGATAACATAGATGAATGCGTTTTCATGCTTGAAGGAACTACAATTGTCTATGAAAACAAATTATCAAGAGAATACTTCGGTGAGAGCGTAGGCTCAAATGTATTTGACTTTCTTATATTTGAAAAGTCAACAGTGTTGGTTGATGCTATTCACAGTAAGAAATCAAACAGTTTTGAAGCGAAAATATTCTTAAACAAAAAAGGCGGATGGCATGATTTTCTTGTTAAATACTTAGCACATATAAATACATTAATTTTGAAAGATCTTACATTTTTGAAAAACGTTGAAGAGGCAAAAATCAACATGTCAGTTCTCATATCACACGAGCTCAAAAATCCTCTCGGAGTTATAGAAAGCTTACTTTCCGAACTAATTGAAAATGAAGAAGATGAGGAAAAATTAGACAAACTTTGGAAGATTCAAAGGCAAACTAAAAGATTAAATAGAATAATTCAGCAAATTGAATATATCACAATGGCACAATTGGGACTTTATATACCAAGAAATGAAACTGTAAACGTTCAAAAATTAGTTTCAGAAGTGCTTGAAGATGTAGAACACATAAGGCAGAAAAAGAACATAAAGATAAATCTGAATATAGCCGAAAAAACCTTAGAAGCAGACATGTTTATTATTAGAACAATCTTAAAAAACTTGGTTTCAAATGCTCTGAAGTACTCATTTGAAAACTCACAAATTATCGTTGAAATCGACAAAGAAAAAATAATAGTTCAAGATTTTGGAATAGGAGTCCCAAATTCTGAAAAAGAGAAAGTTTTCAGCCGTTTTTACAGAAGTCAAACAGCAGTAAAGATGGCATCTGGTTCGGGACTTGGACTTGCTGTTGTAAAACACCTTTCAAATATCGCTGGTTACAAGATTGACTTTGAATCGCAGCACCTGATAGGTACAAAAGTAACAGTATGGATTAAAAAAGAATGA
- a CDS encoding histidine kinase has protein sequence MIIKKLNNNFRKWLIIELLGLSIFIIFLFVVNFKSFLAPFMMSVVLVNLSAILFNLFRKIYENQRNLTKKITLDILNVCYSLFLCINSLISLLNILAFRRNRLYAENLFTLVLLVISVIFALYVLRLKQAIELERANRQSLENYTKFLKSQFDPHFLFNVLNSLAELVRKSPEESEKVIIHLSEYYRAILKSPQMWSISEEIEFIKKYIELQKSILTDIAFDYSISSSILSNDIKIPAFILQPLVENAIKYGIRKNLGGFIKISVDKNDNEIRIDIENNVSEKVERITFGSGLTITFERLKLHSNGILQWNYSPNKSSITFTVKIPLQNNKKYK, from the coding sequence ATGATAATAAAGAAATTAAACAACAACTTCCGAAAATGGTTAATAATTGAACTACTGGGACTTTCCATTTTCATAATCTTTCTTTTCGTTGTAAATTTCAAAAGTTTCTTAGCACCTTTTATGATGTCTGTGGTGCTTGTAAATCTCTCAGCTATTTTATTTAACTTATTCAGAAAAATTTACGAAAACCAAAGAAATTTGACAAAAAAGATAACTTTAGACATCCTTAATGTCTGTTACTCATTATTCCTATGCATAAATTCCTTGATCAGTTTACTAAACATTTTAGCATTTCGTCGAAATCGCTTGTATGCTGAAAATCTGTTTACTTTAGTACTCTTAGTAATCTCTGTCATATTTGCCTTGTATGTTCTTAGACTCAAACAAGCTATAGAATTAGAAAGAGCAAATAGGCAGTCGTTGGAAAATTACACAAAATTTCTAAAATCTCAATTCGACCCACACTTTTTGTTCAATGTACTAAATTCACTCGCAGAATTAGTTAGAAAATCACCGGAAGAATCTGAAAAAGTAATAATACACTTATCAGAGTATTACCGAGCTATACTCAAAAGTCCACAAATGTGGAGTATTTCAGAGGAGATAGAATTCATAAAAAAATACATAGAATTACAAAAGAGCATATTAACCGATATAGCATTTGATTACAGTATCTCTTCATCGATACTATCGAATGATATCAAAATACCAGCTTTCATCTTACAACCATTGGTGGAAAATGCTATTAAATACGGTATACGAAAAAACTTAGGTGGATTCATCAAAATCTCAGTTGACAAGAACGATAATGAAATAAGGATAGATATAGAAAATAACGTTTCAGAAAAAGTAGAGCGCATCACCTTCGGTAGTGGCTTAACAATAACTTTCGAAAGATTGAAGTTACACTCAAATGGAATCTTACAATGGAACTATTCACCGAACAAAAGTAGTATAACCTTTACAGTAAAGATACCTCTGCAAAATAACAAAAAATACAAATAA
- a CDS encoding LytTR family DNA-binding domain-containing protein has translation MLTCAIVDDEKLAVERLVRLLDEISEDIQENIQILFTANSAEEFDEKIKKHSPDLLLLDIRLVNKLIFEVFEDTIKKIDYNPYIVLVTAYDEYAIKAFENGAIDYVLKPVSKERLQKTIERVLKNRQSNKSNVLQYIKSQQKLSKIPIKCKDDILLLDVDEIIYIMADNKDVLIVTKNGEYKYHTQLHVLEEKLQHHGFVKIHKSYLISINHIEKIKKWFGGSYIVQMSNKDEIKISRKYQEELFKQIGYH, from the coding sequence ATGCTCACATGCGCCATCGTAGATGATGAAAAATTGGCTGTTGAAAGGTTGGTTAGACTATTAGATGAAATAAGTGAAGATATACAAGAAAATATACAAATTCTCTTTACAGCAAACTCCGCAGAAGAATTCGACGAAAAGATAAAGAAACACTCGCCAGACCTTTTACTTCTTGATATCAGACTTGTTAACAAACTTATTTTCGAAGTATTTGAAGACACAATCAAGAAAATCGATTACAATCCTTACATTGTACTTGTAACAGCGTATGACGAATACGCCATTAAGGCATTTGAAAACGGTGCAATTGATTACGTACTCAAACCAGTTTCAAAAGAAAGGTTACAAAAAACTATTGAGCGAGTACTTAAAAATCGTCAATCTAACAAATCAAACGTTCTACAATATATAAAATCTCAACAAAAATTGAGCAAAATACCCATTAAATGCAAAGATGACATACTACTTTTAGACGTCGACGAAATAATTTACATCATGGCTGATAACAAAGATGTTTTGATAGTAACTAAAAATGGAGAGTACAAATATCACACTCAATTACACGTTCTTGAAGAAAAATTACAGCATCACGGATTTGTCAAAATTCATAAAAGTTACTTGATTTCGATAAACCATATTGAGAAAATCAAAAAATGGTTTGGAGGTAGTTACATAGTACAAATGAGCAACAAAGACGAGATAAAAATATCCAGAAAATATCAGGAAGAATTGTTCAAACAGATTGGCTATCATTGA
- the yfcE gene encoding phosphodiesterase, with product MKFLFISDTHGSVKAFQTIEELFNLNDFDGIYHLGDVLYHGPRNPLPDGYDPKVLVEKLKKYNITYIRGNCDADVDLKVLELPEVPKVSMEYFGDFILFLVHGEVFEENDVGEFLKSKNVHFLVHGHTHISKIQELEGKVILNPGSPSLPKGNTPKSVMIIETNDDELHARFMKLDDGEVYMEGKWKLKDSRLLRIL from the coding sequence ATGAAATTTTTATTTATAAGCGATACGCATGGTTCTGTAAAAGCGTTTCAAACCATCGAAGAACTGTTTAATCTAAACGATTTTGATGGAATATACCATCTTGGTGATGTACTTTACCATGGCCCAAGAAATCCGTTGCCAGATGGATATGATCCAAAAGTGTTAGTTGAGAAATTGAAAAAATACAATATTACATACATCAGAGGGAATTGCGATGCCGATGTTGATTTAAAGGTGCTTGAGCTTCCAGAGGTACCTAAGGTAAGTATGGAATATTTTGGAGATTTTATTTTATTCCTTGTTCATGGCGAGGTTTTTGAAGAAAATGATGTTGGAGAATTTTTGAAATCCAAGAATGTACATTTTTTAGTGCACGGACATACACACATTTCAAAAATTCAAGAGTTGGAAGGTAAGGTAATCTTGAACCCGGGTAGTCCTTCTTTGCCGAAAGGTAACACACCAAAGAGTGTTATGATAATCGAAACCAACGATGACGAATTGCATGCAAGATTTATGAAGCTTGACGACGGAGAAGTTTATATGGAAGGAAAGTGGAAACTGAAAGATTCAAGATTGCTTAGAATCCTATGA
- a CDS encoding RNA polymerase subunit sigma-54 has protein sequence MSDSKRSKGNEIGPKIQQKLLLTTVEKTYLQVLETPIYLLAQRYGSKEYLTEFGEEYFTSMKDLHHELEMLLPFLNLTDEQEKIAEYIIYNIDSKGKIRITAQELSDEFGVAVEEAQNLINTIYEEFFQEINQFSSLEDEYIIPDVIMTPEYVEVKKIEVKDPVVSKALALREETLTRICELLRSANEYFLKGYRKYPQLLTMRYVARNIGLSISTVSRAVKNKYVSTPRGTLLLRQFFGRVISSEILKEEIKELLRLDPKLTDNQLAILLRSIGIDISRRTVNKYRNML, from the coding sequence ATGTCAGATAGCAAAAGGTCTAAAGGTAATGAAATAGGTCCAAAGATTCAGCAAAAGCTCTTGTTAACCACTGTAGAGAAGACATACCTTCAAGTACTAGAGACGCCAATTTATCTATTGGCGCAACGTTACGGCTCCAAAGAATATCTCACAGAGTTTGGAGAAGAATATTTTACGTCGATGAAAGACTTGCATCACGAACTTGAGATGCTCTTGCCATTTCTTAATTTGACGGATGAGCAAGAAAAGATTGCAGAATACATAATCTACAATATAGATAGCAAAGGTAAAATCAGAATAACGGCACAAGAATTAAGCGATGAATTTGGTGTGGCTGTTGAAGAAGCTCAAAATCTTATTAATACCATATACGAGGAATTTTTCCAAGAGATAAATCAATTTTCTTCTTTGGAAGATGAATACATAATTCCAGACGTGATAATGACACCTGAATATGTTGAAGTAAAAAAAATAGAGGTAAAAGATCCGGTTGTTTCCAAAGCGTTGGCATTGAGAGAAGAGACTTTGACAAGAATTTGTGAATTACTTAGAAGTGCAAATGAGTATTTTTTAAAAGGCTACAGAAAGTATCCACAGTTGTTAACTATGAGGTATGTTGCAAGAAATATAGGGTTGAGTATATCAACGGTTAGCAGAGCTGTGAAAAATAAGTATGTTAGTACCCCAAGAGGTACGTTACTTTTAAGACAGTTCTTTGGTAGGGTAATAAGTAGCGAAATATTGAAAGAAGAGATAAAAGAACTTCTGAGGTTGGATCCAAAACTTACAGATAATCAGTTAGCAATTTTGCTAAGATCTATAGGGATAGATATCTCAAGAAGAACCGTAAACAAATACAGAAACATGCTCTGA
- a CDS encoding pseudouridine-5'-phosphate glycosidase, with amino-acid sequence MIISGKVKEALERGKPIVALESTLIAHGLPYPHNIETAQLLEQIAFEMGVIPATIGILKGNIIVGMTHEEILELLDDEPLKVGTREIPYVVGMKKSAATTVSATMRIAKIAGIDVFATGGIGGVHIGEWDVSQDITEMAKSNVIVVSAGCKSILDIRKTIEFLETFQITVVGYKTDKFPLFYEGLSDYTIEHKVETPEEIVEIFKVKTNLGIEGALLVANPIPSQYAISEKEVQGYIQQAINECFEKGIVGKQVTPYLLSRIVELSNGKTLKANIELLKSNVVLACQIAKGLKVMK; translated from the coding sequence ATGATAATTTCCGGGAAGGTAAAGGAGGCTCTAGAAAGAGGAAAACCTATTGTCGCACTTGAAAGCACGCTAATTGCACATGGATTGCCTTATCCACATAATATTGAAACTGCTCAATTGCTTGAGCAAATTGCGTTTGAAATGGGAGTTATACCGGCAACTATAGGAATATTAAAAGGTAATATTATCGTTGGTATGACTCATGAAGAAATTTTGGAATTACTCGATGATGAACCACTAAAAGTTGGTACAAGGGAAATACCTTATGTTGTTGGCATGAAGAAAAGTGCTGCAACTACGGTCAGCGCAACTATGAGGATTGCGAAAATTGCTGGTATAGATGTATTTGCAACAGGTGGTATTGGCGGTGTTCATATTGGCGAATGGGATGTATCTCAGGATATTACAGAGATGGCAAAAAGCAATGTTATAGTTGTTAGTGCAGGGTGTAAGTCTATTCTTGATATTAGAAAAACAATTGAATTTCTTGAAACGTTCCAAATAACGGTGGTTGGATATAAGACTGATAAGTTTCCCTTGTTCTACGAAGGGCTTTCAGACTATACAATTGAACATAAGGTAGAAACGCCAGAAGAAATTGTAGAAATATTTAAGGTAAAGACGAATCTGGGAATTGAGGGTGCTTTGTTGGTAGCCAATCCAATCCCAAGTCAGTATGCAATTTCAGAAAAGGAAGTGCAAGGCTATATCCAGCAAGCAATCAACGAATGTTTTGAGAAAGGCATCGTCGGAAAACAAGTAACACCATACCTTCTTTCAAGAATAGTTGAATTAAGTAACGGAAAAACTTTGAAGGCAAATATCGAACTTCTGAAGAGCAATGTGGTGTTGGCATGTCAGATAGCAAAAGGTCTAAAGGTAATGAAATAG
- a CDS encoding protease complex subunit PrcB family protein encodes MKGVVFIYKRISAFLVFVLLTSVFSQPVQILVRSIDVSIPDALFKSTGSKTFNVQYIKLFSDLEGKGYIVKAWYFQPGTGIMNFKLRLVDEKGKKEYSYEFQGIRDKSYIRMKNILVICPANFKIYINNELIPEEKTSTSDIIPEPTASAGEVGGAMVKILQRTISGFTEISSGMTASKDEEVIVQIIAGTFPTGGYRIEVDEPDIVYPVAGKRGKITITGVFYRPGKGDMVTQAFTTPTKSVPLGKLPSGDYDLHVKIKDLGEFYLTFSVK; translated from the coding sequence ATGAAAGGAGTGGTTTTTATTTACAAGAGAATTTCAGCGTTTTTGGTTTTTGTTCTGCTTACAAGCGTATTTTCGCAACCAGTGCAAATCTTAGTTCGGAGTATAGATGTTTCAATTCCGGATGCTCTGTTTAAATCAACTGGGAGTAAAACGTTTAATGTTCAGTATATTAAACTGTTCTCTGACTTGGAAGGGAAAGGATACATTGTAAAGGCTTGGTATTTTCAGCCGGGCACAGGTATTATGAATTTCAAATTAAGGTTGGTAGATGAGAAAGGTAAGAAAGAGTATTCCTACGAGTTTCAGGGGATCAGAGATAAATCGTACATAAGGATGAAGAACATACTCGTTATTTGTCCTGCGAATTTTAAAATTTATATCAATAATGAGCTAATTCCTGAAGAAAAAACATCAACAAGTGATATTATTCCAGAACCGACAGCTTCAGCGGGTGAGGTTGGAGGAGCAATGGTTAAAATCTTGCAAAGAACAATTTCCGGTTTTACCGAGATTTCGAGCGGAATGACTGCATCAAAAGATGAAGAGGTGATAGTTCAAATAATAGCTGGTACGTTCCCAACGGGTGGATACAGGATAGAAGTGGATGAACCGGATATTGTTTATCCTGTAGCCGGTAAGAGGGGGAAGATAACGATAACGGGAGTATTCTATAGACCTGGAAAAGGTGACATGGTAACACAAGCTTTTACAACGCCAACTAAGAGCGTTCCCTTGGGAAAGTTACCTTCTGGTGACTATGATTTGCATGTGAAAATAAAAGATTTGGGAGAATTTTATTTAACCTTCAGTGTAAAATGA